Proteins from one Drosophila gunungcola strain Sukarami chromosome 3R, Dgunungcola_SK_2, whole genome shotgun sequence genomic window:
- the LOC128256319 gene encoding elongation of very long chain fatty acids protein F isoform X2 translates to MFEIFSTPYADSKQLPLASGPGPILIITTSYLLVVFKAGRKFMEHREPYNLRGVLKYYNMFQICYNMMMLLPPYKLSCMTVLPQDHPLKDWERSISYAYYINKIVDLLDSVFCVLRKKYAQITFLHVFHHVLMPTAGYVIIRFQGYGGHLFFLCSFNVIVHVFMYGYYYSAIEGKTVRWKRYLTLLQMMQFVLMLGHCAFTAMQPECKASQGTLFLVSCSAAVMFVMFANFYVQCYMGQKEKNN, encoded by the exons ATGTTTGAAATATTCAGCACACCCTATGCGGACTCCAAACAACTGCCGTTGGCCAGTGGACCGGGTCCCATCCTGATCATCACCACCAGCTATCTGTTGGTCGTCTTCAAG GCGGGCCGGAAGTTTATGGAGCACCGAGAACCGTACAATCTGCGGGGAGTGCTTAAGTACTACAACATGTTCCAGATCTGCTACAACATGATGATGCTGTTGCCC CCATACAAATTGAGCTGCATGACTGTCCTGCCGCAGGATCATCCTCTAAAGGATTGGGAGCGCAGCATTAGCTACGCCTACTACATAAACAAGATCGTGGACCTACTGGACTCTGTCTTCTGTGTGCTGCGCAAGAAGTACGCGCAAATAACGTTCCTCCATGTGTTCCATCACGTGCTGATGCCCACAGCGGGATACGTGATAATCCGCTTTCAGGGCTACGGAGGTCATCTCTTCTTCCTGTGCTCCTTCAATGTCATCGTGCACGTGTTTATGTATGGCTACTATTACTCGGCCATTGAGGGCAAGACGGTGCGCTGGAAGCGGTACCTGACTCTCCTGCAAATGATGCAGTTCGTCCTAATGTTAGGCCACTGTGCCTTCACCGCCATGCAGCCCGAGTGTAAGGCCTCGCAGGGCACCCTCTTCCTGGTCAGCTGCTCCGCTGCGGTCATGTTCGTCATGTTTGCCAACTTCTACGTTCAATGCTATATGGGACAAAAGGAaaagaataattaa
- the LOC128256319 gene encoding elongation of very long chain fatty acids protein F isoform X1, with amino-acid sequence MFEIFSTPYADSKQLPLASGPGPILIITTSYLLVVFKAGRKFMEHREPYNLRGVLKYYNMFQICYNMMMLLPGYYFLFVFQPYKLSCMTVLPQDHPLKDWERSISYAYYINKIVDLLDSVFCVLRKKYAQITFLHVFHHVLMPTAGYVIIRFQGYGGHLFFLCSFNVIVHVFMYGYYYSAIEGKTVRWKRYLTLLQMMQFVLMLGHCAFTAMQPECKASQGTLFLVSCSAAVMFVMFANFYVQCYMGQKEKNN; translated from the exons ATGTTTGAAATATTCAGCACACCCTATGCGGACTCCAAACAACTGCCGTTGGCCAGTGGACCGGGTCCCATCCTGATCATCACCACCAGCTATCTGTTGGTCGTCTTCAAG GCGGGCCGGAAGTTTATGGAGCACCGAGAACCGTACAATCTGCGGGGAGTGCTTAAGTACTACAACATGTTCCAGATCTGCTACAACATGATGATGCTGTTGCCC GGCTACTACTTTCTTTTCGTGTTCCAGCCATACAAATTGAGCTGCATGACTGTCCTGCCGCAGGATCATCCTCTAAAGGATTGGGAGCGCAGCATTAGCTACGCCTACTACATAAACAAGATCGTGGACCTACTGGACTCTGTCTTCTGTGTGCTGCGCAAGAAGTACGCGCAAATAACGTTCCTCCATGTGTTCCATCACGTGCTGATGCCCACAGCGGGATACGTGATAATCCGCTTTCAGGGCTACGGAGGTCATCTCTTCTTCCTGTGCTCCTTCAATGTCATCGTGCACGTGTTTATGTATGGCTACTATTACTCGGCCATTGAGGGCAAGACGGTGCGCTGGAAGCGGTACCTGACTCTCCTGCAAATGATGCAGTTCGTCCTAATGTTAGGCCACTGTGCCTTCACCGCCATGCAGCCCGAGTGTAAGGCCTCGCAGGGCACCCTCTTCCTGGTCAGCTGCTCCGCTGCGGTCATGTTCGTCATGTTTGCCAACTTCTACGTTCAATGCTATATGGGACAAAAGGAaaagaataattaa
- the LOC128262323 gene encoding 26S proteasome regulatory subunit 4 — MGQNQSAQGGAGDKKDDKDKKKKYEPPIPTRVGKKKRRAKGPDAAMKLPQVTPHTRCRLKLLKLERIKDYLMMEDEFIRNQERLKPQDEKNEEERSKVDDLRGTPMSVGNLEEIIDDNHAIVSTSVGSEHYVSILSFVDKDQLEPGCSVLLNHKVHAVVGVLSDDTDPMVTVMKLEKAPQETYADIGGLDTQIQEIKESVELPLTHPEYYEEMGIKPPKGVILYGPPGTGKTLLAKAVANQTSATFLRVVGSELIQKYLGDGPKLVRELFRVAEEHAPSIVFIDEIDAVGTKRYDSNSGGEREIQRTMLELLNQLDGFDSRGDVKVIMATNRIETLDPALIRPGRIDRKIEFPLPDEKTKRRIFTIHTSRMTLAEDVNLSELIMAKDDLSGADIKAICTEAGLMALRERRMKVTNEDFKKSKESVLYRKKEGTPEGLYL; from the exons atg GGACAAAACCAATCGGCCCAAGGGGGAGCTGGCGACAAGAAGGATGACAAGGACAAAAAGAAGAAGTACGAGCCCCCAATCCCGACCCGCGTTGGCAAAAAGAAGCGCCGCGCCAAGGGTCCGGATGCGGCCATGAAGCTGCCCCAGGTCACGCCCCACACGCGCTGCCGCCTGAAGCTGCTCAAGCTGGAGAGGATCAAGGACTACCTGATGATGGAGGACGAGTTCATCCGCAACCAGGAGCGCCTAAAGCCCCAGGACGAGAAGAACGAGGAGGAGCGCTCCAAGGTGGACGACCTGCGCGGCACACCCATGTCCGTGGGCAACCTGGAGGAGATCATCGACGACAACCACGCCATCGTGTCCACATCGGTGGGCTCCGAGCACTATGTGAGCATCCTGTCCTTCGTGGACAAGGATCAGCTGGAGCCCGGCTGCTCCGTCCTGCTCAACCACAAGGTCCATGCCGTTGTGGGAGTCCTCAGCGACGACACCGATCCCATGGTAACCGTGATGAAGCTAGAGAAGGCTCCCCAGGAAACGTACGCGGACATTGGTGGGTTGGACACACAGATCCAGGAGATCAAAGAGTCCGTCGAGCTTCCGCTGACCCATCCCGAGTACTACGAGGAGATGGGCATCAAGCCGCCAAAGGGCGTCATCCTGTACGGTCCTCCAGGCACTGGCAAAACTCTCCTGGCCAAGGCGGTGGCCAACCAGACCTCGGCCACGTTCCTGCGCGTGGTGGGCTCGGAACTCATCCAAAAATACCTGGGAGACGGGCCCAAGTTGGTGCGCGAGCTGTTCCGAGTGGCCGAGGAGCATGCCCCCTCCATTGTGTTCATCGACGAAATCGATGCTGTGGGCACCAAGCGCTACGACTCGAACTCTGGTGGCGAGCGCGAGATTCAACGCACCATGTTGGAGCTGCTTAACCAGCTGGATGGTTTCGATTCGCGCGGCGATGTCAAGGTGATCATGGCCACCAATCGCATTGAGACCCTGGACCCGGCGCTGATTCGTCCCGGCCGTATTGACCGCAAGATCGAGTTCCCGCTGCCAGATGAGAAGACCAAGCGCCGCATCTTCACCATCCACACATCGCGCATGACGCTGGCCGAGGATGTGAACCTCAGTGAGCTGATCATGGCCAAGGATGATCTCTCCGGCGCCGACATCAAGGCCATTTGCACGGAGGCCGGTTTGATGGCTCTGCGCGAACGCCGCATGAAGGTGACCAACGAGGACTTCAAGAAGTCAAAGGAGAGCGTCCTGTACCGGAAGAAGGAGGGCACGCCCGAGGGCCTTTATCTATAA
- the LOC128264931 gene encoding nucleoporin Ndc1, translated as MSASSSSNACKLLLLGRCLRAVLLSVAIQFLLLTVFLLSVNFQLLHPLSWVTGTLRLVASWYTWFASIPLIASVVLYGVSLCQQHLSERPYCPTRYRWLIHYGPRKLLLLGAHLLVGFLTAWLYTGYLHTDYQHLRYTCYGQECISAYHVYLLGMGTAAGCYYFVCVHMRQEVSIEFPIVEQSRGEKMRELLPASLARSLVRSLLPTLSFTLAFWLFGPLMCHKLSHILSVDLDERLEGFFGVATNVRLLFYGYLLTAQILSNMHLMRCFYGMLLSEDLPLVVSKQRAAFAHEQEVTIVAGLGVFNVYVVQCLAANYFYKLALRKDSPQRAEIFQLTEPGNRPANWRALCDQCVSILGSFTEELTESMQKISVLKGAQSLPMPKISESTSASLMAEKLLLRQYNQMHGIRPIVSPGREDAVDRPADGIRHVPNWCERVSKQLEQSVQRLVQRVPGIVYLFTEPEGAKTTFLLANSLPVVYLTQALAQICVASLKEDPYGVVQNDLAAVIKAINKLRNELEKLSSVIGNLKVPSSNFNVLRCAVRRSLYAICSSFCDYLGDLLPPGEELHQLQALVCQE; from the exons ATGTCTGCCAGCTCCTCCAGCAACGCCTGCAAGCTTTTGCTCCTCGGCCGCTGTCTGCGCGCAGTGCTCCTCAGCGTGGCCATTCAGTTCCTGCTGCTCACCGTGTTCCTGCTGTCGGTAAACTTCCAGCTGCTGCATCCGCTCTCCTGGGTGACGGGCACCCTGCGCCTGGTGGCCAGCTGGTACACCTGGTTCGCCAGCATCCCGCTGATAGCCTCCGTCGTCCTTTACGGCGTCTCCCTGTGCCAGCAGCACCTGTCGGAGCGTCCATACTGTCCCACCCGCTACCGCTGGCTCATCCACTACGGTCCCCGCAAGCTGCTTCTCCTTGGCGCCCATCTCCTGGTCGGATTCCTCACCGCCTGGCTCTACACGGGCTATCTCCACACGGACTATCA GCATCTGCGTTACACGTGCTATGGCCAGGAGTGCATCAGTGCCTACCATGTCTATCTGCTCGGAATGGGCACAGCCGCCGGCTGCTACTACTTTGTGTGCGTGCACATGCGTCAAGAGGTCTCAATCGAATTCCCCATCGTGGAGCAATCCCGTGGCGAAAAGATGCGTGAACTACTGCCCGCCAGCTTGGCCCGATCGCTGGTCAGATCACTGCTCCCCACTCTCAGCTTCACCCTCGCCTTTTGGCTTTTTGGACCCCTGATGTGCCACAAACTCAGCCACATTCTCTCTGTGGACCTGGACGAGCGACTGGAGGGTTTCTTCGGAGTTGCCACCAATGTGCGCCTGCTTTTCTATGGATATCTCCTCACTGCCCAGATCCTCAGCAACATGCACCTCATGCGCTGCTTCTACGGCATGCTGCTCTCCGAGGATCTGCCGTTGGTGGTGTCCAAACAGCGAGCGGCCTTTGCCCACGAACAAGAGGTGACTATCGTCGCGGGACTCGGAGTCTTCAATGTTTATGTAGTACAGTGCCTGGCAGCCAACTATTTCTACAAGTTGGCTTTGCGAAAGGATTCGCCACAGCGAGCGGAGATTTTCCAGCTTACGGAGCCGGGAAACCGCCCAGCAAATTGGCGCGCCCTCTGCGACCAGTGTGTGAGTATTCTGGGCAGCTTTACTGAGGAACTTACCGAGTCCATGCAGAAGATCAGCGTGCTCAAGGGCGCCCAGAGCCTGCCAATGCCCAAGATCAGCGAATCCACCAGCGCCAGTTTAATGGCTGagaagctgctgctgcgacaGTACAACCAGATGCACGGCATCCGACCCATTGTGTCGCCAGGGCGCGAGGATGCAGTGGATCGACCGGCTGATGGCATTCGCCATGTGCCCAACTGGTGTGAGCGCGTCTCCAAGCAGTTGGAGCAATCCGTGCAGCGTTTAGTTCAACGAGTGCCCGGCATTGTTTACCTCTTCACGGAACCCGAGGGCGCCAAGACCACGTTCCTGCTGGCCAACTCGCTGCCAGTGGTGTACCTGACGCAGGCTCTGGCCCAGATTTGCGTGGCCTCGCTCAAAGAAGATCCTTATGGGGTGGTGCAGAACGATCTAGCGGCCGTTATCAAAGCGATAAACAAGCTACGAAATGAGCTGGAAAAGCTGAGCAGCGTGATAGGCAACCTGAAAGTGCCCAGCTCCAACTTTAATGTTCTCCGATGCGCTGTGCGCCGAAGTCTGTATGCCATCTGCAGCTCCTTCTGCGACTACCTCGGCGATCTTCTGCCGCCCGGCGAAGAGTTGCACCAGCTGCAGGCCCTTGTCTGCCAGGAGTAG
- the LOC128262336 gene encoding LOW QUALITY PROTEIN: optic atrophy 3 protein homolog (The sequence of the model RefSeq protein was modified relative to this genomic sequence to represent the inferred CDS: inserted 1 base in 1 codon) produces MVVGAFPLVKLALLGIKHISKPISNLIKQSAKKNQSFKTLVVAPPARLYHVIDVRSKMWMLGLGQPRLIPPLNEAMSLQMGSDILGEMFIFLLGATLIVAEFSRQAKNDRIKQEKXKMHREQLEERIGDLVHKLSRQEKVINQLKTMVRRKDSDCGCIDTRDSECN; encoded by the exons ATGGTTGTCGGCGCTTTTCCACTGGTAAAACTCGCATTGCTGGGCATCAAGCACATAAGTAAACCCATTAGCAATCTGATCAAGCAATCGGCTAAAAAGAATCAGTCATTTAAAACCCTAGTTGTCGCCCCACCAGCAAGAT TGTATCACGTAATTGATGTGCGCTCAAAGATGTGGATGCTGGGGCTGGGCCAACCTCGGCTTATTCCCCCCTTGAATGAAGCGATGTCACTTCAAATGGGCAGCGATATCCTGGGCGAGATGTTCATCTTTCTGCTTGGTGCTACGCTCATTGTAGCAGAGTTCTCAAG aCAGGCGAAAAATGACAGAATAAAGCAGGAAA CAAAGATGCATCGGGAGCAACTGGAGGAAAGAATTGGTGACCTAGTCCATAAGCTATCCCGCCAAGAGAAAGTTATCAATCAGCTAAAAACAATGGTTAGGCGTAAAGATAGCGATTGCGGATGTATCGACACACGGGATTCCGAATGTAACTGA
- the LOC128264940 gene encoding putative OPA3-like protein CG13603 isoform X1 translates to MVIGVFPAAKLGVLAIKQISKPIANVIKSNAKSSPFFRKYVCMPPAQFYNWVEVKTKMWALNMGGRVTVPPLNEAMAIELGANLLGEFIIFTIGAGLLIFEYSRQTIKENKKNELAQTEKMELTNTLTEMSFRLERQDAQIREMTRVLADLDSRNIFRWHKEPIQEYVPFDPSTPDQSANARHPKSAESLYDPLGGMAFRALHFLDTQIFVDGRNRKGKEALRHLDEVAEQLEQSLGEAASVTVASPLPTKTEL, encoded by the exons ATGGTTATTGGCGTCTTCCCGGCGGCCAAGCTCGGCGTCTTGGCCATCAAGCAAATCAGCAAGCCGATAGCCAACGTGATCAAGTCGAATGCCAAGTCCAGTCCGTTTTTCAGGAAGTACGTTTGCATGCCGCCGGCGCAGT TCTATAACTGGGTGGAGGTGAAGACCAAGATGTGGGCGCTGAACATGGGTGGCCGGGTGACTGTCCCACCGCTGAACGAGGCGATGGCCATTGAGCTGGGTGCCAATCTGCTGGGCGAGTTCATCATCTTTACGATCGGAGCCGGTCTTTTGATCTTCGAGTACTCACG TCAAACCATCAAGGAGAACAAAAAGAACGAGTTGGCGCAGACGGAGAAGATGGAGCTGACTAACACGCTGACGGAGATGAGCTTCCGACTGGAGCGACAGGACGCACAGATTCGGGAAATGACGCGAGTGCTGGCTGATCTAG ATTCGCGCAACATCTTCCGCTGGCACAAGGAGCCCATTCAGGAGTACGTGCCTTTCGATCCCAGCACACCGGACCAGAGCGCCAATGCCAGACACCCCAAGTCCGCCGAGAGCTTGTATGACCCGCTGGGCGGCATGGCCTTCCGTGCCCTGCACTTCCTGGACACGCAAATCTTCGTGGACGGGCGCAACCGCAAGGGAAAGGAGGCACTGAGGCACCTGGATGAGGTGGCCGAGCAGCTGGAGCAATCGTTAGGAGAGGCTGCCAGCGTGACCGTCGCCAGCCCACTACCAACGAAAACAGAGCTATGA
- the LOC128262346 gene encoding uncharacterized protein LOC128262346, whose translation MSAIGDSDEETDFKEISSTNYQRVQEKVAKISYADGISDGREKVFQDSFDDGFEDGFKTGFELAKLSAFYETLKNAGTESAELSTEQQAYQQLKLADAMDKSHFKYLEHQGAPLNVISEKQRTYVDDLLAKFAQQLPSTTNLFLTGSESSVNVV comes from the exons ATGTCAGCGATAGGAGACTCTGATGAGGAAACTGACTTCAAAGAGATAAGCTCAACAAATTACCAGCGCGTGCAAGAAAAAGTTGCAAAG ATAAGCTATGCAGATGGTATTTCCGATGGAAGAGAAAAGGTCTTTCAAGATAGCTTCGACGACGGTTTTGAGGATGGATTCAAAACAGGCTTTGAACTGGCAAAACTAAGTGCCTTTTATGAAACTCTGAAAAATGCGGGGACTGAAAGTGCCGAACTGAGCACAGAGCAACAGGCTTACCAACAACTAAAACTAGCGGATGCCATGGATAAATCGCACTTTAAATATCTGGAGCATCAGGGGGCACCTCTTAACGTTATATCAGAGAAACAAAGAACCTACGTGGACGACCTTCTGGCGAAATTTGCGCAGCAACTCCCATCAACTACAAATTTATTCTTAACGGGCAGCGAATCTAGTGTTAATGTGGTTTAA
- the LOC128262355 gene encoding putative OPA3-like protein CG43998, which translates to MVIGSFPVGKLFVFGLKRASKPFGDLLMWMGKHHPFIRHYVIIPPAQLYNAFEVRSKMRMMRLKQPRRIPRLTPPIATRLGADMLSEAIVVAIGLGLIYYEVSKTFKNDQKKQREFDEQSRVLDERVDRMIADMERQEQDIIWLKKALKN; encoded by the coding sequence ATGGTGATCGGCAGTTTCCCAGTGGGAAAACTTTTTGTGTTTGGCTTGAAGCGGGCCAGCAAGCCATTTGGCGATCTTCTGATGTGGATGGGCAAGCATCACCCATTCATTCGGCACTATGTCATCATACCGCCAGCACAACTTTACAACGCTTTTGAAGTACGTTCCAAAATGCGGATGATGCGATTGAAACAGCCAAGGAGGATTCCTCGCCTAACACCTCCAATCGCCACGAGATTGGGGGCCGATATGCTAAGTGAGGCTATTGTGGTTGCGATTGGACTGGGACTCATATACTACGAGGTTtcaaaaactttcaaaaatgATCAGAAGAAACAGCGGGAGTTTGATGAGCAAAGTAGAGTTTTGGATGAGCGCGTAGATCGTATGATTGCCGATATGGAGCGGCAGGAACAGGACATCATCTGGCTAAAGAAGGCCCTAAAGAATTGA
- the LOC128256319 gene encoding elongation of very long chain fatty acids protein F isoform X3, whose protein sequence is MTVLPQDHPLKDWERSISYAYYINKIVDLLDSVFCVLRKKYAQITFLHVFHHVLMPTAGYVIIRFQGYGGHLFFLCSFNVIVHVFMYGYYYSAIEGKTVRWKRYLTLLQMMQFVLMLGHCAFTAMQPECKASQGTLFLVSCSAAVMFVMFANFYVQCYMGQKEKNN, encoded by the coding sequence ATGACTGTCCTGCCGCAGGATCATCCTCTAAAGGATTGGGAGCGCAGCATTAGCTACGCCTACTACATAAACAAGATCGTGGACCTACTGGACTCTGTCTTCTGTGTGCTGCGCAAGAAGTACGCGCAAATAACGTTCCTCCATGTGTTCCATCACGTGCTGATGCCCACAGCGGGATACGTGATAATCCGCTTTCAGGGCTACGGAGGTCATCTCTTCTTCCTGTGCTCCTTCAATGTCATCGTGCACGTGTTTATGTATGGCTACTATTACTCGGCCATTGAGGGCAAGACGGTGCGCTGGAAGCGGTACCTGACTCTCCTGCAAATGATGCAGTTCGTCCTAATGTTAGGCCACTGTGCCTTCACCGCCATGCAGCCCGAGTGTAAGGCCTCGCAGGGCACCCTCTTCCTGGTCAGCTGCTCCGCTGCGGTCATGTTCGTCATGTTTGCCAACTTCTACGTTCAATGCTATATGGGACAAAAGGAaaagaataattaa
- the LOC128252952 gene encoding aurachin B dehydrogenase, whose protein sequence is MSEKPTVLILGGCGFIGRNLATYLLDNELAQEIRLADKTPPQMAWLNGEQERVFESDRVEFCSANLINAASCKAAFAPHPTTGRAWDIVINCAAETRANQDDAVYKEGILKLSLNCANEAAAHRVRRYVELSSGCVNSSEKTPLKEDCKLDPWTGVARQKLKVEKELANIDDLSYTVVRLPVVYGIGDKRYLMPRIIIAAIYKYLNETMKLLWNDAMRLNTVHVSDVCAAVWQLAQSPKTAGHIYNVVDDSASTQGSISNLLVDIFDINVDYFGLVMSNLAKLYPTDTVGEINDKHMAPWAEICQRNGIDNTPLTPYLDEEQLQHKHLYLDNTKLKDFGYVLQHPKLNRELLMEMINDYVKQQLFPKSLVL, encoded by the exons ATGTCTGAGAAGCCGACTGTTCTGATTTTGGGTG GCTGCGGCTTCATCGGACGCAACTTGGCCACTTATCTGCTGGACAATGAACTGGCGCAGGAAATACGGCTGGCCGATAAGACGCCTCCTCAGATGGCCTGGCTGAACGGGGAGCAGGAGCGGGTCTTCGAGAGTGACCGGGTGGAGTTCTGCAGTGCCAACCTTATAAATGCCG CCTCTTGCAAGGCAGCCTTTGCGCCACACCCCACGACCGGAAGGGCCTGGGACATCGTCATCAACTGTGCGGCCGAGACGCGCGCCAACCAGGATGATGCCGTGTACAAGGAGGGCATCCTCAAGCTCAGCCTGAACTGCGCCAACGAGGCGGCCGCCCACCGCGTGAGGCGCTACGTGGAACTGAGCTCCGGATGTGTGAACAGCAGCGAGAAGACGCCACTGAAGGAGGACTGCAAGCTGGATCCCTGGACGGGCGTGGCCCGTCAGAAACTGAAGGTGGAGAAGGAGCTGGCCAACATTGACGATCTCAGCTACACGGTCGTCCGCTTGCCCGTGGTCTATGGCATTGGCGATAAGCGCTATTTGA TGCCGCGCATTATAATCGCTGCCATTTACAAATACCTCAACGAGACAATGAAGCTGCTGTGGAACGATGCCATGCGTTTGAATACGGTGCACGTATCGGATGTGTGCGCCGCCGTTTGGCAACTGGCTCAGAGCCCCAAGACCGCTGGGCACATCTACAATGTCGTCGATGATTCAGCATCGACGCAGGGCAGCATTAGTAATCTGTTGGTGGATATTTTCGACATTAATGTAGACTATTTCGGATTGGTCATGTCGAATTTGGCAAAA CTTTATCCCACGGACACCGTTGGGGAAATCAACGACAAGCACATGGCACCCTGGGCCGAGATTTGCCAGCGCAATGGCATCGACAACACCCCGCTGACACCGTACCTTGATGAGGAGCAGCTCCAGCACAAGCACCTATATTTGGACAACACGAAACTGAAAGACTTTGGCTACGTGCTGCAGCATCCGAAGCTCAATCGTGAGCTGCTCATGGAGATGATCAACGACTATGTGAAGCAGCAATTGTTTCCCAAATCTTTGGTTCTTTGA
- the LOC128262330 gene encoding uncharacterized protein LOC128262330 has product MDQNVKNINLKLDNVEVLTTGTAAEFVNGILDFLLYQRRQIPFVYKTYKYYVDKWSDADEMRESTESFAHYQLNQQRSKATATKNSISDMRELIRQAFRTSEVKSLRFLFGNNTFLPSEAYTLHIPHDSISRDHYCEHHALPEGQINQALLRLLTCDELYTLFSTELNATSVFLEMELLTANENSHGSQGDSSNLIPKDVLSQLPRSCKNIHLHLLHCSENPSTKMHCCKEMAIYEDLGLLDLDKTEEDANRANDCLKTSKETSGWWQAKVIVRGFRAPANQKSGELWSS; this is encoded by the exons ATGGATCAAAATGTCAAGAATATCAACCTCAAGCTCGACAATGTTGAGGTTCTAACCACCGGAACAGCGGCGGAGTTTGTGAACGGCATCCTGGACTTCCTGCTCTACCAACGCCGCCAAATTCCCTTCGTGtacaaaacatacaaatattatGTGGATAAATGGTCGGATGCAGACGAGATGAGAGAATCGACGGAGTCATTTGCCCACTATCAGCTTAACCAGCAGCGCTCTAAGGCAACGGCCACCAAAAATTCCATTAGTGACATGAGAGAG CTCATTCGACAAGCCTTCAGGACCTCAGAAGTGAAGAGCCTACGATTTCTGTTCGGCAACAATACGTTTTTGCCCTCGGAGGCTTATACTCTGCATATACCACACGATTCCATTTCCAGGGACCACTATTGCGAGCACCATGCTCTGCCGGAAGGTCAAATAAACCAGGCCCTGCTCCGGCTACTCACCTGCGACGAGCTATACACCCTCTTCTCCACGGAACTGAACGCCACCAGCGTGTTTTTGGAAATGGAACTTCTTACAGCAAATGAAAATTCTCATGGATCCCAGGGAGACTCGTCCAATCTGATTCCCAAAGACGTTTTAAGTCAACTACCGCGCAGTTGCAAGAACATACACCTCCATCTTCTGCATTGCAGCGAGAATCCATCCACGAAAATGCACTGCTGCAAGGAGATGGCCATTTACGAGGACCTTGGCCTGCTGGATCTGGATAAAACTGAAGAAGATGCCAACAGGGCTAACGACTGTTTAAAAACCTCCAAAGAAACCAGCGGCTGGTGGCAGGCGAAGGTCATAGTTCGCGGCTTCAGGGCTCCAGCCAACCAGAAGTCCGGAGAATTGTGGTCCAGTTGA
- the LOC128264940 gene encoding putative OPA3-like protein CG13603 isoform X2, with product MPSPVRFSGIYNWVEVKTKMWALNMGGRVTVPPLNEAMAIELGANLLGEFIIFTIGAGLLIFEYSRQTIKENKKNELAQTEKMELTNTLTEMSFRLERQDAQIREMTRVLADLDSRNIFRWHKEPIQEYVPFDPSTPDQSANARHPKSAESLYDPLGGMAFRALHFLDTQIFVDGRNRKGKEALRHLDEVAEQLEQSLGEAASVTVASPLPTKTEL from the exons ATGCCAAGTCCAGTCCGTTTTTCAGGAA TCTATAACTGGGTGGAGGTGAAGACCAAGATGTGGGCGCTGAACATGGGTGGCCGGGTGACTGTCCCACCGCTGAACGAGGCGATGGCCATTGAGCTGGGTGCCAATCTGCTGGGCGAGTTCATCATCTTTACGATCGGAGCCGGTCTTTTGATCTTCGAGTACTCACG TCAAACCATCAAGGAGAACAAAAAGAACGAGTTGGCGCAGACGGAGAAGATGGAGCTGACTAACACGCTGACGGAGATGAGCTTCCGACTGGAGCGACAGGACGCACAGATTCGGGAAATGACGCGAGTGCTGGCTGATCTAG ATTCGCGCAACATCTTCCGCTGGCACAAGGAGCCCATTCAGGAGTACGTGCCTTTCGATCCCAGCACACCGGACCAGAGCGCCAATGCCAGACACCCCAAGTCCGCCGAGAGCTTGTATGACCCGCTGGGCGGCATGGCCTTCCGTGCCCTGCACTTCCTGGACACGCAAATCTTCGTGGACGGGCGCAACCGCAAGGGAAAGGAGGCACTGAGGCACCTGGATGAGGTGGCCGAGCAGCTGGAGCAATCGTTAGGAGAGGCTGCCAGCGTGACCGTCGCCAGCCCACTACCAACGAAAACAGAGCTATGA